AGCCAGAGTGCGCCTGATGGGTGACTGCCCGGCGAACGCGTTTTCCGTCTGGCGACTGGATCATCAAGTGATAACTGTGATTCGAGTTAAACACCTGGAGCGGCCGAAAGCGGTACTGACCATTGGCTGTTACCCGCACCAGGTCAAATAGCACATCATTGCGATAGAGCTCGACGTCACTGCCAGGTTCCGCATAGCCCTGGATGATGAGAGGTTTACTCGCGCTGCTGTGCGTCGCCCCATATTGCACGCCCAGACCGCTTCCGCCGGTTTGCAGCAGTGCGCCTGTGATACCCTGCAAATCGCCAAACTGATATTCGCTGAGCTCTGTGAGACTGCGGGAGAGCTGAAAGCGCCCATTGCGTTTATCGTTGTCAGAGTCTGTGAATATGATTTGTGCCTGATGGTGCGCTAAATCCTGATTAACAGAAACATAGGCTGAAGCGCTGGAATTTTGTTTGCTATCCGATGCAGACAGTTGCACATCGACATAAGGTGCTGTGTACCATTGATACTGGTCGTTCAAAACAAGCTGGTTGGCGCGTTTTCGCTGCATTGCAGCAAGGATATTTTTTCGTGCCTCGCGTTTTTTTTCCTGTGAGCTGGGGTGTCTTTCCCGGGTGTCAAAAACCAGCACCTGAGTGCGCGTATTAAAGTCTGATTCAATGCCGAGTGCCGCCAGCATGTCAAGCTGGATATGAGGCTCTCCATCTAACGTAACCCAGTGTGTTTCATCCAGTTCAATATCGATTTTCTCACCCCAGAGTTCACCGGACAAGCGTTTGCCTGACGGGTCTATAATGAGGTGGCTAACGAGCAGGGCATTGAGATTATTCTGGGATAAATAATAATCTTCGTAGTTGTCGGTGAGTAATTCTGCCCCTTCGGGAAAGTTCTGCTGGTCGACATACAGATCCGCAAACACAAAGTCCGCAATATCGCCTACTTCCCGGGCTGAAGTGTGCGTGCAAAAAAATGACAATAGAAAGAATAAAACGTATAGATACTGCATGGTAAAGGCCCGGCTGGGCCGGGCCTTTAAGGGAACTTAGTGATATTACTGGTAAGCTGCAACAAAGTCATAGCTAAATGATTTGGTACCAGGTGCATTGATTGCGACGTCTTTATCGTCCAGTACAATGCTGGCAGCGAATGAGACGCTGGCTTCACCTGCGTTATCCAGTTGAGCACCTGCTGTCATGTCAGCCATGGTAAAGCGAAGTCCATCCTGCGTCTGATCTGGCGCGGAAAATGTGTAGACAACTTGTGCGTGAGGCGTGCCTGATACGGTGAAAGTGGCGCGTTTACCGCCAACGTTGGCATCGTTACACAGGGCGGATGCGATTGGGTTTGGCATTGGGGTTTCTATGGCGTAACAAGAGTCACCGTTTTTCGACGCTTCGTTTACCAAAAGCTCAGGAAAGCTCATAGCGGTTGTTTGTGCAATTTGCAGTGGTGCGCGCTCAACCACCAGGTTAACATCAACCTGATAAGTCGCTGCGGCTGAACCAAAACTCATAACTAACAGTGCAAGTGTGCTGGAGGCTTTTTTAAACATTGTTTATTTCCTTAATTATTATTGATATAGCGCAGTAACTGTGTAGCTGAATGCGTATTCGCCGCTGCCTGTTTCATGAGCGTTACTGAGCGTTACAATACCTCCTGCACTAAATGTGCCAACTCCACTTTTTTTTATTCTTACGCGCTTACTAAAGCCTCCTGATTTATTCTGTACGGTAAAGGTAAGACCTTGTTTGGTTTCATTGCCAAAAACGTGTATGTTCACGTAGCTTCTGGGCTCACCGCTAATTTCAAACTCTGCTTTGTAGCCTCTTAGGCCCGGACAAAGTGATTTTTTTACGGCTTTTTTATTTTTTTTGCCATTGGCCTTACAAAAAGCCCCATCCCAGGTTGCGGGTGTCTGTTTTAGCTGGGGAAACGTCATGGGCGCCAATAAATTGATACTGACCCCATTAAATTGACCGGCCTGGCGTTGCTGCTGCTTCAGATATGTCAATGTATCGACACTTTGCGCAGACGCGACTAACCATACGCCAGTCAATAAGCCGACAGCCATTACTTCAGCAGGTCCTCTGTGATGGTGATGTCGAGTGATTTTAGCGGTTCTTTAGATTCCACATCTTCCAGCTGAATTGTCAATTTTTTGCTGGCAACCTCTTTATATTCAATCGGTAGTGTCATATCTCGTTGACTGAGCTCTGGGTATAAGCTGAATTGATTCACCCGAAACAGTTCTTCTTCTGCCTCTTTGACGACCAGGTTTGCACTGGTATGCCCCGGACCTTGTTTGTTCAGTCTGACTATCAGGTTGCTGGCATCTTTACTGAATGTAATGTCGCTAATCGACAGCTCAGTGACTGAGGACGTGTTTTTGATGAAAACGGGAATGACAACCTTGTAATTGGCTTTAACCTGAATAGCGCCACTTTGCTCGGTCGGGTCATCACCACTGAGTGCTTCAACCATGAGGTGGGCACGAAACTCTCCTTCCGGGATTTTGCCTTTTTTCATTAGCCGAACTTTTTGAAATTGTTTGGGCAAAACATCTTTGGCAACACGTGGCCCGACTCGTAAGTAAGGCTTGGCAGAAAACTCATACTGCTGTGCAAACTTCAATATGCCTTCTTTATCCATTTGCATATCGATAAGCGATATCCGGTAGCTTTGCAGGCTATCTGAGGTGTTATAAATGCGCAGTTCGCCGCGGCGCATGTCCTGATCCAGAACTACCCTATGTCTGTCGAGTTTAAAGGTTGTAGCCCACGCCTGGGAAACGAATACCGTTATTAGCAGTATCAGAGTGAAAAATCTTTTGGTCATACATCATGCTCTGTGAGTTATTAGTGTAATGAGCTTGGCTAAGTTTTCGGTATCATATCCTAATTAGATTTGGCTGCAACCTTTGCACTGTGCGCCCGACAAACAAAGGCGCATTCACTGTGCTCTTGTTATTCTTCAACAGAGTGATTATTGCTGACGGCACCACCGTGAGTGGACTGTGTTGTATCAACAGACGAGATAGTCGCTTGACGCATACTGCCAAAGTAAGTGAGGTTACCCAGGTAATCAGGTATTTCACGTTCACTGTTAAATTCGCGAATACGCTCAATCTGTTGATCATGAAATGCTTGTAAAATTGGATTGATTGCTTGATTGGCCCAGCTTTCCAACGCATCTGAGCGGATAAACTGATCTTCAAATTGCGCTGCATCATCCAGTAGCTGACTCCACAGTTGTCGTTGAATTTGTGGCGGCGTATCTGCCACATGCTCCAGTGCATCATTGATCCATCCCAGTCCATATTCATCATAAGCGGTCAAAATATCAGAATAGAGACGCCCACGATCAGAGTCACTTGGCGGCAGGTCTTGTTGCACCACCATGTCGTTGTTTTCGCTCTGGTAGTACTGACGGTGAGCAGACAGGTCGACTTGCTGACTCAGGTAAGCAAAGATATTCGGCTCACTGTCCTTATCAGCTTCATCCAGCATCTCGAGCATGCTGTGCTTCTCAAAAGGTTTAATGACCGTGGCCATATCCAGGATGCCGCGGCTTTGCTCAAAGGTACTTTGTTGCAGATGGGTATTCAGCGTACTGAGATCTTCTCCTTTGAACTTACCGCTGATCAGTAAATCACTGAAGGTGTGTAGCAGCTCAACCTCTTCCACGGGTTGACTGAATTTGTGTTTCCAGAATTTCTCGCGGTCATATGAGGTCATGAGCAGATGCTCCTGGCCATGTTCATCAAGGCTAACTGGTGAATCCGGGGCCCGATAGCTTGCACCTTGTTCGCGCAGACTGGCAAGGGTTGCAATGGTATCTCCCAGCACGTCATCAGACAAAGCTGCGAGTGCATCGACGAGTTGATCTGGGACCTCGTTTCGTCTTTGTTCAGCAAAAACAGGGGTGCTGCCAGCGTCTATTAATATATCTGCAAGTTGAGACAGCGCTTCATCATCTAGCCGTTCAGCGATGGACAGCAGGGACTTGCTGGGCTTGATGTGCTCAAGTTTATTCCTTTGCTCGGGTGACAGACGGTCAAGTTGGGCGAGAAACGCATTGATGTCCTCTGTGTCGTTCAGATCGCCATAAGCATACTCTTTACTCAGCTGACCTTGTTCCGTGTCGGCACTGTGCTGGCTGACAATATGAAAACGCTTAAAACCAAAATAATCAGAACGTTCTGCGCTGGGTCTTGGGTAAGTGAAAGGCGAGGCCGGATGGCTCGGGGTGTCTGGTAGCAGTGCTTTTAAGTGCTCGTCAGTGAGAGGGGTTCCTGAGTCAACAATCGCTGCGTGCTCTGTCGTTTGTAGTTCCTGAGTACTGCGTACTTGTCGATCAGAGAGGTGATCTGTCCGGTTGGGGTAAGTGTGAAAGTGTAGCTTCATAAATAACCTTATCCTTGTTACTTAAAGTTAGACACGTATCGGCAAACAAGATCATAACTTTAGAGAGGTTAACGGTCTTTCGGGTCGACAGGGAAGGGTGACCCGAGAGCCAGCAGATGTGCTGTTCGTGCACACGGCTGGTTGCCTGAACTACATCATTCCAAGCTTTGCTGACTCATCCGCACTGCTCAGGAGGGAAATGAAAAGCCAGCCGGGTAGCGATGGAAGCCATCAAAGTCGCCTTTGCCCAGGGGGATGCCTGCGGCGCGCAATATTGCGTATGCCATTGAGAAGTGGAATAAAAAGTTAGGCCAGGCGTAAAGCTGAAAGTACTTGTCAGGCTCCAGAGTATGATTGGTAAACCCTGCGACAAAAGTAATGCTTGTGGGCATCGAATCCAACGAGGTGTCTTGTAATTGCGTCAGGTAGTCCAGGGTGTCGTCCAGTTCTTCTTGTAAGTCTGTGATGCTCACAATGGGTCGCTTAAAGTTCACGACTTCTCTGTTAAACAAAGGACAGCAGCATCGTAGCGACAGTGCGGCGGCGGTTGAAACCTGCTGGTGAAGGGGAAACATGTCCGGGCTTAGACGACGCATAAGCAGCTCATCCTTGATGTCGTCGCGTTGCAGTATTGTTTGTAATTGGTTCAGGTAATGTACGAATGGCTCAATAATATCGGTCATGTTTCCCTCGTTTAGACAAGTCAAATAAGCGAAAAACTATGTGTGCGGCAAGCGGGTGAGCAGCACTTTGTTTTGTTAACAAATTTAAGCGCCTAAAAATACGCTTAATTATTACTTTCAAACACCTACAACAAATGTAGTAGATAAAATCAGAGACATCTTTAGTTTAACGGAACGTTTAAAAAACGTGACTTTAAATGTTTTTTTGTGTACCTTCTTGAGTTTGCTGGCGGATCGCGTACGCGCTTAATTTTAGACATAAGCTCCTTAAGCTGCCAGCGCGTTGTCCTGAGGGCAGGCATGTCTTGTGTGTCTGTCGCTGTGGGAGTTAACAGGCACCTGAATTACAAGAATAAAGACAATCCATAAGGAAATTTTAATGCTTAAAATGTCAAAACTGGCGAAGGCTTATTACACGGACACGGTAAAAACTCAAGCGCTGCAACCATTTGACCTGGAAGTTCAGCAGGGCGAGTTTGTTGCTGTTATTGGTCCTTCAGGTTCAGGTAAAACAACCTTTCTGAACATTGCTGGATTACTGGAAGAATACTGCGAAGGGCAGTATTTGCTCGATGGTAACGATGTCACAGGCCTGTCCGATAAGCAAAAGTCGCGCTTAAGAAATGAGAAAATCGGTTTTATCTTTCAGGGCTTTAATCTGATCCCTGAACTGAATTTATTCGACAATGTTGAAATGCCACTGCGCTATCGCAGCTTTAGCGCCAGTGAGCGCAAACAGCGTGTTATGGACGCTTTGCAGCAGGTCGGTCTGGCAAGTCGAAAAGACCATTACCCACAACAGCTCTCTGGTGGTCAACAGCAGCGTGTTGCAATCGCACGTGCATTGGCGGGCAGCCCGGCATTTTTGCTGGCGGATGAACCCACGGGCAACCTGGATTCAAAAATGGCTGATGGCATTATGTCCCTGCTTAAAGATATCAACGCCAAAGGCACGAGTATTTTGATGGTGACACACGACACGGAGCAGGCCAGTCAGGCACAAAGGATCATAGAGATTAAAGACGGTGTGCTGAGTGAGCGTCTTGCCCCAGAGCAGGCGATTGCTTAGGAACACATATGTTGAGTTATTATTTTAAGCTGGCATGGCTCAGCTTACGCAAAACGCCATTGCTGAGTGTGCTTATGGTGAGCACTATCGCTTTGGGGATTGCTGCAGCGATGGTGACATATACCGTGAGTTATATGATGACCAAAGATCCCCTGCCAGCGAAAAGTGATCGACTGTTTACCGTGCAACTAAGTTCCTGGGGTCCTGATCAGCCATATCTGATGGTCGATGGCCAGGAAGAGATCCCTGCCATGGTCTCTTACCGGGATGTTCGAGGACTCAAAGCGGCTGCGAAGGCGAAACAGGAAACGGCCATCGGGTTGTTTAAAATAATGAGCCGGGCCGAAGAGCAAAACCGCCGTGATGCACAAATGCGTATGATACGCAGCACCCATAACGACTTCTTTTCTATGTTCCAGGTGCCCTTTTTATATGGTAACGCCTGGTCTGAACAGGATGATAGCTCAGGTAATCCTGTGGTTGTGATCACCAAAGCCCTGAACGATGAGCTGTTTGGGGGAGCCAACTCGGTGGGCCGTCATATAGTGTTGGGCGAGTCATTGATGCAAATTGTCGGTGTGATGGATGACTGGTTTCCAATTCCGAGGTTCTATTATTTATCCTCCCAGGTATATCAGGACCCAGAGGCGCTGTTTGTGCCGCTGGAATATCAGATTAACCAACAAATTTTTTCTCATAACGACGTAACCTGGTCGTGCTGGCAAGACGTTGAAGATGTCGATTTTAGTGTCTTCATCGCGTCTGATTGTATTTGGCTGTTTTACTGGGCTGAGCTGGAGTCAGCGGAAGACAGAGCTGACTACATGGATTTTATCAATGCCTATGTTGATGAGCAAAAATCCGCAGGGCGGTTTGCCAGAGAAAACCTCAGTCGATTATTCACCATTGACGAATACCTGCGCTGGGCTGAGGTGCTGAGTAACGAAAATGACATGGCAGTGTGGCTGGCGTTTGCCTTTTTACTGGCCTGTTTGCTCAATTGTATGAGCCTGATGATGACGAAGTTTTATGGTAAAGGCAGTGAAATAGGGCTACGACGGGCCGTGGGAGCCAGTCGTAACGACATCTGCTGGCAGTTCCTGTGTGAGGCATTTCTGATTGGTCTTTTAGGGGGCGTACTGGGCCTGATGTTTGCGCAACTGGGTTTGCAGCTAATCCAGCAAATATTCACCTATCTCAATGTCACCATTATGCAAATGGATCTGAAGATCATGCTGATGACACTGATTCTGTCCGTCGTGACTAGCGTGTTATTTGGTTTGTGGCCAATCTATCGTGCAGCGCAGATCCAGCCATCCAGTCAGCTTAAGAGTTTGTAGGAGCAAGTCATGAAGGATTTTACCGTCATTCTTAAATCTCTTTGGCACAGTAAAACGTCTCCTATGCTGCTGGTGTTACAAATAGCCGTGACATTTACCATTTTCGTCAATGCCGTTTATATGGTGATGCAAAAGCACGAAAAAGTGACAGCGCCCAGTGGCGTTAACGAAAAGCAGGTGTTTTCTTTGTTTATCAACTTACAGGAAAGCGGGGAAGCCCGAGTTGCTGAGTTTGAGCAAGCAATACGCGATATTAAAGGCCTGGACAGTGTCGATAATGCCATCCCTGTGACCTCTGTGCCCCTGAGTGGGTATGGTCGTTCTGTTGATATTGGTTATGGCCCGGCTGATGAAGATAAGCTCACCTCGAGCGGTTATTACGGCAGTAACTATGACAGCCTCGATACTCTGGATTTGCAACTAGTCGCAGGCCAATGGTTTGAAAGAAGTGATGTCTCGCACTCTTTTTTTGGCGCACAGCCTGGCGGGAAAGTTGTGATTTCCCGAGCGCTCGCTCAAACATTGCATCCTGATAGCTGGCGCGATGTGCTCGGTAAGACTCTGTATGTGCATAATGAACCACAGCAGGTGATTGGTGTTGTGGACGACCTCAAGGCGGTCTGGAGCTTTTGGCGACTCTTTGATCATGCTGTATTGTCCCCCACATTTGAAGTTCGGGACAAAGTGGGCATCATGGTAAAAGCAAAACCGGCTGCGCTCGAACAGGCCATATTGGACGTTAAAGGTTTGCTGCTGATGACGCCTGGCAGGCAAATCGATAAACTCAAACCGTTTAGTCAGATCCGAGAGGAAAGCTACCGAACAGACGTTGCTGAGTTGCAAACGTTGCAACTGGTCCTAGTGGGGTTATTGATCCTGACTATGCTGGCCATTTTTGGGCAGGCCCGGTTCGCTATTCTGAAGCGCCGTAAGCAAATTGGCACCCGTCGCGCGCTGGGGGCTAATCAGTTTCAGGTGTTGCGTTATTATATGTTAGAGAATTTCATTGTGACCCTGGTTGGCGTGGTCATTGGCATACTCTGTGCTGTTTTGGTCAATACGCAGCTGGTGAGCTATTTTGGTCTTGCGCCGGTACCGGCTAACTATTTGACGGTAGGTGCAGTGATCATCCTGTTTGCTGGTCAATGTGCAGTGTTTCAGCCAGCATGGCAAGCTGCGCGTGTTTCGCCGGCGCTGGCGACACGCAGTGTTTAAAATTCAGGTCACATGATGTGACCTGAATTTAAAGGAAATATAATTAAAATAATAAAGGAATAAGTATGCGATTCAATTCAAATCGATCAACCTTGTTTGTACCTATTACATCCCCTAACCAGTCTGTCCCGGGGAGGTGGGCATGTTAATCGGTTACTACTTCAAGCTTGCCTGGCTCAGTCTCAAAAAAACGCCGTTGTTAAGTGTTCTGATGATTGGCACGATCGCGATGGGCATTGCGGCCACCATGATCACCTCGACCGTCAGCATTATGATGGCCCAAGATCCCTTACCCGAAAAAAGTGATCGGGTTTTCTCCGTGCGTCTCAGTAGCTGGAGCCCGGATAAAGCGTATCAGCTGGCGAAAGGGGAGGAAGTGATCCCACCTATGCTGACTTATATGGATACTATGAATTTGCTAGAGGACAGCAAGGGTCTACGGCAAAGTGCTGCGGTGATGTACAAAAGTATGGTGCGCAGTGAAAGTCAGACCGACAAAGAAGCCAAAATGTTGCGCTTTAATTCCGTCAATAATGATTTTTTCGCCATGTTTAATGTGCCATTTTTATATGGTGCTCCCTGGTCAGATCTAGCGGACCGGGAAGGGGCTGCATTGGTGATCCTGGACAGACAAACCAACGACCGGCTATTCTCGGGTGCTAACTCAGTCGGACAGCACGTGTTTATCGGAAAACACCTGGCAAGAATAGTCGGGGTAATTGACAGCTGGTCACCTCTTCCTCAGGTATTTCACGGGCCACATCACGCGCATAATTTGCCCTTCCCTTTGTTCACCCCTTTTCAATTTCAGGTCAACAACAATCTGTTGTCGAAAGGCGAAATGGGCTGGCAATGCTGGGCGCCATTGGGTGATGGCACACTGGAAACTTTCCTGGCATCTGAGTGTGTATGGATCCGCTATTGGGTTGAACTGGAAGCGGCTACGCAACGCGGCGACTACATGGATTATATTAATGCTTATGTGGAAGAGCAAAAAAGTGGTGGGCGATTTGCGCGGGAGAATCTGAGTAAGATTTTCAATATCACTGAGTCGCTCATTGAAGACCATGTGGTCGAAGACGACGACTTTATTGCTGTCTGGCTAGCCGCTGCATTTCTTGTGGCTTGTCTGCTCAATTGCATGGGCCTGATGCTGATAAAGTTTTATGGCAAAGGCGCAGAGGTTGGCTTACGCAGAGCTGTAGGGGCCAGTAAGCAGCACATTGCAATGCAGTTCGGTTGTGAAACTGTACTGATTGGCGTCCTGGGTGGGTTTTTGGGGTTGGCTCTGGCACAACTGGGTCTGCGAATAACCGCCGATATCTTTGCACACTTGCCCGCGGGCCTAATGCAGATGAGCTTGCCACTGGTAGTGATGACCGTTGTACTGGCGGTGCTCAGTAGCACTTTGTTTGGCTTGTGGCCAATCTATCGGGCAGCGCAAACTCAGCCTTCAGCTCAATTGAAGAGCTTATAGGAGCCAGACAATGAATGATTTAAAACCGATACTGAACACACTGTGGCGTGCTAAATCAGCGCCGCTATTATTGATACTGCAAATTGCTGTGACTTTTACGATATTGGTGAATGCGGTATATCTGATCATCCAAAAGGAAGCTCTGCTAATTGAGCCAAGTGGACTGGATGAGGACGTGATTTTCACATTTCAGACCAATGTACAAAGCAGTGAACCGGAAGAAATGATCGCGCTGGTTAAACAGGATTTAAGGGATATTCGTAGCTTATCCAGTGTTGAAAATGTGACTGTCATGAATGCATTTCCTTTGAGCGACTGGGGTAGCTATGCACTGACCGGGTTAGGTCCAACTGATGAAGACATGAATATCTACACGGGTTACTACACCGGAGATGAGCATGCCATCGACACGATGGGGCTGGAGTTAATTGCAGGTGAGGCACCGACAGAAGGTGAGGTACAAGACTCGATAGATTTTAGTGCAAATGTCACACAAGCGATTGTGTCTAAAGGGTTTGCAGAGCGCTTTTACCCAGATGACTGGCGTGCGATATTGGGCACTACTGTGTATTTGAACTATGAACCTTATATTGTGAAGGGCGTGGTCAAAGAGTTGAAATCTGTCTGGCCAGGCTGGTACTCCCATGCCAATACGGTATTGGTTCCGTTACGACACATCAGCAACAATTATAAGGTCCTGGTGCGCGCCCGGGCAGGGGATCTTGAGCTGGCAAAACTACAAGTCGTAGAGCTGCTTATGAAGACACCGGGTCGCCATTTGGATAAAGTGATGGACTATCAGCAGATGCGTGAAGATAAGTTCAAATCCGAGACTGCGGCGATCAAGACTCTGTACTGGGTCATTGTAGGGCTGGTGCTCCTGACATTGTTGGGAATTTTTGGTCAGGCGCGTTTTACTATTGTAAAGCGTCGCAAACAAATAGGTACGCGTAGGGCACTGGGCGCCAGTCGGGGAGACATTTTGCGTTATTGTATGACAGAAAATGCGATTGTGACCTTTATCGGCATTGTGTTAGGTGTGATCTGTGCGCTGCTTGCGAATGTTCAGCTGGTTAATCACTTTGATATGGCACCAGTACCCGTTATTTATTTACTTCAGGTCGCAGGGGTTATTCTGATTGTTGGTCAACTGGCAGTGTGTCAGCCTGCCTGGATGGCGGCCAGAGTGTCTCCGGCGCTGGCAACTCGCAGTGTCTAACAGACGCAGGCAACACACTTAATGTAGTAGCCTCACAGCCAGGTTAAACTTTCCCCAAAAGGGGGCTTACGCACTCTTTTGGGGTTTTATTAATGTCATTTTATAGTCATTTTGTAATTTTGTTCTAACATTATATGAAACTAATGTTATCAGGAACGGGATTATGCATCAGCCAGACTTACTTCCAGTCGCAGATATCTTCTCTGAATCAATAAATAACAGTGGCTGTTACGGTGTTGTTAAGTACATAAAGGGAAGTCAAAGTGTTTA
This genomic window from Pseudoalteromonas rubra contains:
- a CDS encoding ABC transporter permease — encoded protein: MNDLKPILNTLWRAKSAPLLLILQIAVTFTILVNAVYLIIQKEALLIEPSGLDEDVIFTFQTNVQSSEPEEMIALVKQDLRDIRSLSSVENVTVMNAFPLSDWGSYALTGLGPTDEDMNIYTGYYTGDEHAIDTMGLELIAGEAPTEGEVQDSIDFSANVTQAIVSKGFAERFYPDDWRAILGTTVYLNYEPYIVKGVVKELKSVWPGWYSHANTVLVPLRHISNNYKVLVRARAGDLELAKLQVVELLMKTPGRHLDKVMDYQQMREDKFKSETAAIKTLYWVIVGLVLLTLLGIFGQARFTIVKRRKQIGTRRALGASRGDILRYCMTENAIVTFIGIVLGVICALLANVQLVNHFDMAPVPVIYLLQVAGVILIVGQLAVCQPAWMAARVSPALATRSV
- a CDS encoding ABC transporter permease; amino-acid sequence: MKDFTVILKSLWHSKTSPMLLVLQIAVTFTIFVNAVYMVMQKHEKVTAPSGVNEKQVFSLFINLQESGEARVAEFEQAIRDIKGLDSVDNAIPVTSVPLSGYGRSVDIGYGPADEDKLTSSGYYGSNYDSLDTLDLQLVAGQWFERSDVSHSFFGAQPGGKVVISRALAQTLHPDSWRDVLGKTLYVHNEPQQVIGVVDDLKAVWSFWRLFDHAVLSPTFEVRDKVGIMVKAKPAALEQAILDVKGLLLMTPGRQIDKLKPFSQIREESYRTDVAELQTLQLVLVGLLILTMLAIFGQARFAILKRRKQIGTRRALGANQFQVLRYYMLENFIVTLVGVVIGILCAVLVNTQLVSYFGLAPVPANYLTVGAVIILFAGQCAVFQPAWQAARVSPALATRSV
- a CDS encoding ABC transporter permease, with translation MLSYYFKLAWLSLRKTPLLSVLMVSTIALGIAAAMVTYTVSYMMTKDPLPAKSDRLFTVQLSSWGPDQPYLMVDGQEEIPAMVSYRDVRGLKAAAKAKQETAIGLFKIMSRAEEQNRRDAQMRMIRSTHNDFFSMFQVPFLYGNAWSEQDDSSGNPVVVITKALNDELFGGANSVGRHIVLGESLMQIVGVMDDWFPIPRFYYLSSQVYQDPEALFVPLEYQINQQIFSHNDVTWSCWQDVEDVDFSVFIASDCIWLFYWAELESAEDRADYMDFINAYVDEQKSAGRFARENLSRLFTIDEYLRWAEVLSNENDMAVWLAFAFLLACLLNCMSLMMTKFYGKGSEIGLRRAVGASRNDICWQFLCEAFLIGLLGGVLGLMFAQLGLQLIQQIFTYLNVTIMQMDLKIMLMTLILSVVTSVLFGLWPIYRAAQIQPSSQLKSL
- a CDS encoding DUF1993 family protein; this translates as MTDIIEPFVHYLNQLQTILQRDDIKDELLMRRLSPDMFPLHQQVSTAAALSLRCCCPLFNREVVNFKRPIVSITDLQEELDDTLDYLTQLQDTSLDSMPTSITFVAGFTNHTLEPDKYFQLYAWPNFLFHFSMAYAILRAAGIPLGKGDFDGFHRYPAGFSFPS
- a CDS encoding ABC transporter permease, producing MLIGYYFKLAWLSLKKTPLLSVLMIGTIAMGIAATMITSTVSIMMAQDPLPEKSDRVFSVRLSSWSPDKAYQLAKGEEVIPPMLTYMDTMNLLEDSKGLRQSAAVMYKSMVRSESQTDKEAKMLRFNSVNNDFFAMFNVPFLYGAPWSDLADREGAALVILDRQTNDRLFSGANSVGQHVFIGKHLARIVGVIDSWSPLPQVFHGPHHAHNLPFPLFTPFQFQVNNNLLSKGEMGWQCWAPLGDGTLETFLASECVWIRYWVELEAATQRGDYMDYINAYVEEQKSGGRFARENLSKIFNITESLIEDHVVEDDDFIAVWLAAAFLVACLLNCMGLMLIKFYGKGAEVGLRRAVGASKQHIAMQFGCETVLIGVLGGFLGLALAQLGLRITADIFAHLPAGLMQMSLPLVVMTVVLAVLSSTLFGLWPIYRAAQTQPSAQLKSL
- a CDS encoding ABC transporter ATP-binding protein, whose amino-acid sequence is MLKMSKLAKAYYTDTVKTQALQPFDLEVQQGEFVAVIGPSGSGKTTFLNIAGLLEEYCEGQYLLDGNDVTGLSDKQKSRLRNEKIGFIFQGFNLIPELNLFDNVEMPLRYRSFSASERKQRVMDALQQVGLASRKDHYPQQLSGGQQQRVAIARALAGSPAFLLADEPTGNLDSKMADGIMSLLKDINAKGTSILMVTHDTEQASQAQRIIEIKDGVLSERLAPEQAIA